In Streptomyces sp. NBC_00091, the following proteins share a genomic window:
- a CDS encoding helix-turn-helix transcriptional regulator: MLRIHFTGVDLARVRMAGRPDALWETILSFHRLRDRRDARFFGEWRTETRSRLNGETRLLGALIPARGYFPDFLTPAEGQYGWDLGLDALRGLRPERLRRELSLVGAGAGTGFGAAFGTPPPTRLRELMDGGTKHLPRLLGELRAYHRAAVEPYWTHIQAQIEAERAARGRALLDGGADELLASLPPMLRWRAPVLECEYPVDRDVRLRGRGLLLQPSFFCRRTAVTLHDPELPPVLVYPAAAQLASAAAGGEAARPEEQRQRTLGKLVGHTRSVVLRAIGDGATTSELARRAGVSLASASQHACVMREAGLVTTLRHGNAVLHTVTPLGAALLKGGAVVS, from the coding sequence GTGCTTCGTATCCATTTCACTGGAGTGGACCTGGCACGCGTACGGATGGCAGGGCGTCCCGATGCGTTGTGGGAAACGATTCTTAGTTTTCATCGCTTAAGGGACCGGCGTGACGCCCGGTTCTTCGGCGAATGGCGTACGGAAACCCGGAGCAGGTTGAATGGTGAAACAAGGCTGCTGGGTGCGCTCATACCGGCTCGTGGCTATTTCCCCGATTTCCTGACCCCGGCCGAGGGCCAGTACGGGTGGGACCTCGGCCTCGACGCACTGCGCGGGCTGCGCCCCGAGCGGCTGCGGCGCGAGCTGTCCCTCGTGGGCGCCGGCGCCGGTACGGGCTTCGGCGCGGCCTTCGGGACCCCGCCGCCGACCCGGCTGCGGGAGCTGATGGACGGGGGCACCAAGCACCTGCCCCGGCTGCTCGGCGAGCTCCGCGCGTACCACCGGGCGGCCGTGGAGCCGTACTGGACCCACATCCAGGCCCAGATAGAGGCCGAGCGGGCGGCACGCGGCCGCGCCCTCCTCGACGGCGGCGCGGACGAGCTGCTGGCCTCGCTGCCGCCGATGCTGCGCTGGCGGGCCCCGGTGCTGGAGTGCGAGTACCCGGTGGACCGGGACGTACGGCTGCGCGGGCGCGGGCTGCTGCTCCAGCCGTCCTTCTTCTGCCGCCGTACCGCGGTGACCCTGCACGACCCGGAGCTACCGCCGGTGCTGGTCTACCCGGCCGCCGCCCAGCTGGCCTCCGCGGCGGCGGGCGGGGAGGCCGCCCGGCCGGAGGAGCAGCGCCAGCGCACCCTGGGCAAGCTGGTGGGCCACACCCGCTCGGTGGTGCTGCGGGCCATCGGGGACGGGGCCACCACCAGCGAGCTGGCCCGCCGGGCCGGGGTCTCCCTGGCCTCCGCGAGCCAGCACGCCTGCGTGATGCGCGAGGCGGGCCTGGTGACGACCCTGCGCCACGGCAACGCGGTCCTGCACACGGTGACCCCGCTGGGCGCTGCCCTGCTCAAGGGCGGCGCGGTGGTGTCCTGA
- a CDS encoding alkaline phosphatase PhoX has translation MERRTFLRGAVIGSSAAAFGGTLMHGAAYAAPAQPGAGPYGALGAADANGIMLPAGFSSRVIARSGQTVAGTSYTWHNAPDGGACFADGTGWIYVSNSEINPSGGASAVKFNSSGTVTGAYRILSNTRQNCAGGKTPWNTWLSCEEVSLGYVYETDPYGVNAAVRRSAMGKFKHEAAAADPVRKVIYMTEDESSGCFYRFIPTTWGNLSSGTLQVLVAGTATSGSFTWQNVPDPDGSPTTTRTQVSGSKKFNGGEGCHYANDTVWFTTKGDNRVWQLNLATSTYELAYDDSLVPGGAAPLTGVDNVTGSSFGDLYVAEDGGNLEICVITPDDVVAPFLRVTGQSSSEITGPAFSPAGNRLYFSSQRGTSGSSSGGITYEVTGPFRV, from the coding sequence GTGGAACGTCGTACTTTCCTGCGCGGTGCTGTGATCGGCTCCTCGGCTGCCGCCTTCGGCGGCACGCTCATGCACGGGGCCGCCTACGCGGCCCCCGCCCAGCCCGGCGCCGGGCCCTACGGGGCCCTGGGCGCGGCGGACGCGAACGGCATCATGCTGCCCGCCGGCTTCAGCAGCCGGGTGATCGCCCGGTCCGGCCAGACCGTCGCCGGCACCTCCTACACCTGGCACAACGCCCCCGACGGCGGAGCCTGCTTCGCGGACGGCACCGGCTGGATCTACGTGTCGAACTCGGAGATCAACCCGAGCGGCGGCGCGAGCGCGGTGAAGTTCAACTCCTCGGGCACCGTCACCGGCGCCTACCGGATCCTGTCCAACACCCGGCAGAACTGTGCGGGCGGCAAGACCCCGTGGAACACCTGGCTGTCCTGCGAGGAGGTCAGCCTCGGCTACGTCTACGAGACCGACCCGTACGGGGTGAACGCGGCCGTCCGCCGCTCCGCGATGGGCAAGTTCAAGCACGAGGCGGCCGCCGCCGACCCGGTGCGCAAGGTGATCTACATGACCGAGGACGAGTCCAGCGGCTGCTTCTACCGCTTCATCCCCACCACCTGGGGAAACCTTTCCTCCGGCACCCTCCAGGTGCTCGTCGCCGGCACCGCCACCTCGGGCTCCTTCACGTGGCAGAACGTCCCGGACCCGGACGGCTCCCCCACGACCACCCGCACCCAGGTCTCGGGCTCGAAGAAGTTCAACGGCGGCGAGGGCTGCCACTACGCCAACGACACGGTCTGGTTCACCACCAAGGGTGACAACCGGGTCTGGCAGCTCAACCTCGCCACCAGCACTTACGAGCTGGCCTACGACGACTCCCTGGTCCCCGGCGGGGCGGCCCCGCTGACGGGCGTCGACAACGTGACGGGGTCCTCCTTCGGGGACCTGTACGTCGCGGAGGACGGCGGCAACCTGGAGATCTGCGTGATCACCCCGGACGACGTGGTGGCGCCCTTCCTGCGGGTCACGGGCCAGTCCTCCTCCGAGATCACCGGCCCGGCCTTCTCCCCCGCCGGGAACCGCCTCTACTTCAGCAGCCAGCGCGGTACGAGCGGCTCCTCCTCCGGCGGCATCACCTACGAGGTGACCGGCCCCTTCCGGGTCTGA
- a CDS encoding VOC family protein — MSANATMIFVNLPVGDLDAAKAFWEKLGYSFNPQFTDETAASLVISDTIFAMLLTEEKFKEFATKPVADASKTTEVMVALSAESREKVDEIVDAALAAGATEPRPAMDLGFMYGRAFEDLDHHVWEYVWMDPAAVQG; from the coding sequence ATGTCCGCGAACGCCACCATGATCTTCGTCAACCTGCCCGTCGGGGACCTGGACGCCGCGAAGGCCTTCTGGGAGAAGCTCGGCTACTCCTTCAACCCGCAGTTCACCGACGAGACCGCGGCCTCCCTGGTGATCAGCGACACCATCTTCGCGATGCTGCTGACCGAGGAGAAGTTCAAGGAGTTCGCCACCAAGCCGGTGGCCGACGCCTCCAAGACCACCGAGGTCATGGTGGCGCTCAGCGCCGAGAGCCGCGAGAAGGTCGACGAGATCGTCGACGCCGCCCTCGCGGCGGGCGCCACCGAGCCCCGCCCCGCCATGGACCTCGGCTTCATGTACGGCCGCGCCTTCGAGGACCTGGACCACCACGTGTGGGAGTACGTGTGGATGGACCCGGCCGCCGTCCAGGGCTGA
- the nirD gene encoding nitrite reductase small subunit NirD, which translates to MTVELRVAEGWLTVCELSALTPGRGVAALLPDGSQAAVFLDRAGRPYAIGNQDPFTGAHVLSRGLVGRAAGRPFVASPLLKQRFDLESGRCLDDEEVAVRTYPVRTAATS; encoded by the coding sequence ATGACCGTCGAACTGCGGGTGGCCGAAGGCTGGCTGACGGTGTGCGAGCTGTCGGCGCTCACTCCCGGGCGCGGGGTCGCGGCCCTGCTGCCCGACGGGAGCCAGGCCGCGGTCTTCCTCGACCGCGCGGGGCGCCCGTACGCCATCGGCAACCAGGACCCCTTCACCGGCGCGCACGTCCTGTCGCGCGGGCTGGTGGGGCGGGCGGCGGGCCGGCCCTTCGTGGCCTCGCCGCTGCTGAAGCAGCGGTTCGACCTGGAGTCGGGGCGCTGCCTGGACGACGAGGAGGTGGCGGTCCGGACCTACCCGGTGCGGACCGCCGCGACCTCGTAG
- the nirB gene encoding nitrite reductase large subunit NirB → MTVPEPLPAIVLIGHGMVGQRYLEALAERGATATHRITVLCEEPRPAYDRVQLTSYFSGKTPEDLSLTPAGFMERHGIELHLDDPAERVDTGARTVTSRSGQVFPYDVLVLATGSYPFVPPVPGKDAPGCFVYRTIEDLLAIEEYAKTRTSGAVVGGGLLGLEAAGALQGLGLATRIVEFAPRLMPVQVDAGGGAALLRTIESMGLTVHTGVGTQEVLTGEDGSVRGMSLSDGTAVDTDLVVFSAGVRPRDQLARAAGLAVGERGGISVDARCRTSDPHVYAIGECAQAVDGRVYGLVAPGYEMAETAAEDLLGREKEFTGADLSTKLKLLGVDVASFGDAHGAAEGSLDVVWSDSRSGVYKKLVVSADGVLLGGVLVGDADSYGLLRPLTGSVLPVAPEQLVLPAGVGAPVALGPSALPDTAVICSCHNVTKKAITACATLPEVKKCTKAGTGCGSCLKVIGQLLPAAADKGLCGCFPYTRAELYEIVRTRRLASYREILDGHGRTEARGGDGCEVCKPAVGSIIASLAPTLGASGYVLDGEQAALQDTNDHFLANLQRNGSYSVVPRIPGGEITPDKLIVIGEVARDFGLYTKITGGQRIDLFGASVDQLPQIWARLVDAGFESGHAYGKALRTVKSCVGQTWCRYGVQDSVRMAIDLELRYRGLRAPHKLKSAVSGCARECAEAQSKDFGVIATASGWNLYVGGNGGATPRHADLLAQDLSDAELVRLIDRFLMFYIRTADRLERTSTWLDRLEGGLEHLRDVVMHDSLGLCAELEALMAEHVAHYRDEWAETLSDPERLRRFVSFVNAPGAPDPTVKFVPERDQVKPDLAVLTIGGPVR, encoded by the coding sequence ATGACCGTGCCCGAGCCCCTGCCCGCGATCGTGCTCATCGGACACGGCATGGTCGGCCAGCGCTACCTGGAGGCCCTCGCCGAGCGCGGGGCCACCGCAACGCACCGGATCACCGTGCTGTGCGAGGAGCCGCGGCCCGCCTACGACCGGGTCCAGCTCACCTCGTACTTCTCCGGGAAGACCCCCGAGGACCTCTCCCTCACCCCGGCCGGCTTCATGGAGCGGCACGGCATCGAGCTGCACCTCGACGACCCCGCCGAGCGCGTCGACACCGGCGCCCGTACCGTCACCTCCCGCTCCGGGCAGGTCTTCCCGTACGACGTCCTGGTCCTTGCGACCGGCAGCTACCCCTTCGTGCCGCCCGTCCCCGGCAAGGACGCCCCCGGCTGCTTCGTCTACCGCACCATCGAGGACCTCCTCGCGATCGAGGAGTACGCCAAGACGCGGACCAGCGGAGCCGTCGTCGGCGGCGGCCTCCTCGGCCTCGAGGCGGCGGGCGCCCTCCAGGGGCTCGGGCTCGCCACCCGCATCGTGGAGTTCGCGCCCCGCCTGATGCCCGTCCAGGTGGACGCGGGCGGCGGCGCCGCCCTGCTGCGCACCATCGAGTCCATGGGCCTGACGGTGCACACCGGGGTCGGCACCCAGGAGGTGCTGACCGGTGAGGACGGCTCCGTCCGCGGGATGAGCCTCTCGGACGGGACCGCCGTCGACACCGACCTCGTGGTCTTCTCGGCCGGGGTCCGCCCCCGCGACCAGCTCGCCCGCGCCGCGGGCCTGGCCGTCGGCGAGCGCGGCGGCATCAGCGTCGACGCCCGCTGCCGCACCTCCGACCCGCACGTGTACGCCATCGGCGAGTGCGCGCAGGCCGTCGACGGCCGCGTCTACGGGCTGGTCGCGCCTGGCTACGAGATGGCCGAGACCGCCGCCGAGGACCTCCTGGGCCGCGAGAAGGAGTTCACCGGCGCCGACCTCTCCACGAAGCTCAAGCTCCTCGGCGTGGACGTGGCCTCCTTCGGCGACGCGCACGGCGCCGCCGAGGGCAGCCTGGACGTGGTCTGGTCCGACTCCCGCTCCGGCGTCTACAAGAAGCTGGTCGTCTCCGCCGACGGGGTGCTGCTCGGCGGGGTGCTGGTCGGCGACGCGGACTCGTACGGGCTGCTGCGCCCGCTCACCGGCAGCGTCCTGCCGGTCGCCCCCGAGCAGCTGGTGCTGCCCGCCGGCGTCGGCGCGCCCGTCGCGCTCGGCCCGTCCGCGCTGCCCGACACGGCGGTGATCTGCTCCTGTCACAACGTCACCAAGAAGGCCATCACCGCCTGCGCCACCCTGCCCGAGGTGAAGAAGTGCACCAAGGCCGGCACCGGCTGCGGCAGCTGCCTCAAGGTGATCGGGCAGCTGCTGCCGGCCGCGGCCGACAAGGGGCTGTGCGGCTGCTTCCCGTACACCCGGGCCGAGCTGTACGAGATCGTCCGCACCCGGCGCCTGGCCTCGTACCGGGAGATCCTCGACGGCCACGGCCGTACGGAGGCCCGCGGCGGCGACGGCTGCGAGGTCTGCAAGCCCGCCGTCGGCTCGATCATCGCCTCCCTCGCCCCCACCCTGGGCGCCAGCGGCTACGTACTGGACGGGGAACAGGCGGCCCTCCAGGACACCAACGACCACTTCCTCGCGAACCTCCAGCGCAACGGCTCGTACTCGGTCGTCCCGCGCATCCCGGGCGGTGAGATCACCCCCGACAAGCTGATCGTGATCGGGGAGGTGGCCCGCGACTTCGGCCTCTACACGAAGATCACCGGAGGTCAGCGCATCGACCTCTTCGGCGCGAGCGTGGACCAGCTCCCGCAGATCTGGGCGCGCCTGGTCGACGCCGGTTTCGAGTCCGGGCACGCCTACGGCAAGGCGCTGCGGACGGTGAAGTCCTGCGTGGGGCAGACCTGGTGCCGCTACGGGGTCCAGGACAGCGTACGGATGGCCATCGACCTGGAGCTGCGCTACCGGGGCCTGCGCGCCCCGCACAAGCTGAAGTCGGCGGTGTCCGGCTGCGCCCGCGAGTGCGCGGAGGCGCAGAGCAAGGACTTCGGGGTCATCGCGACGGCGAGCGGCTGGAACCTCTACGTCGGCGGCAACGGCGGGGCCACCCCGCGCCACGCCGACCTCCTCGCCCAGGACCTGTCGGACGCCGAACTGGTCCGGCTCATCGACCGGTTCCTGATGTTCTACATCCGCACCGCCGACCGGCTGGAGCGGACCTCCACCTGGCTGGACCGGCTGGAGGGCGGCCTGGAGCACCTGCGGGACGTGGTGATGCACGACTCGCTCGGGCTGTGCGCGGAGCTGGAGGCCCTGATGGCCGAGCACGTGGCGCACTACCGCGACGAGTGGGCCGAGACCCTGTCGGATCCGGAGCGGCTGCGCCGGTTCGTGTCCTTCGTGAACGCGCCCGGAGCTCCCGACCCCACCGTGAAGTTCGTTCCCGAGCGCGACCAGGTCAAGCCCGACCTGGCCGTCCTGACCATTGGAGGACCGGTCCGATGA
- a CDS encoding NAD(P)/FAD-dependent oxidoreductase has product MTSEQRVVVIGGGLAGLRLAARLGPEAAVTVLGEETHAPYNRVLLAEVLAGRYAPEVTALPAPGPVLRRGVRAVRIDRADRAVHCDDGAVERYDTLVLATGSNPVLPPLRGLFTPDGRELPEGVHAFRTMDDCLALGAAVRPGVRAVVIGGGLLGVSATRALAARGAQVVLAQQAQRLMERQLDADASALLRDHLTALGVEIHTECRVRGLTTTAPGQGQVRGQGRGQGGRGGRGHRKVTGVELADGYRLDADIVVLACGVRPRVGLAQAAGLEVRKGVVVDGRLRTSDPYVHAIGDCAEHAGRVYGLAGPALEQADALAAVLRGGTAEYTGTRALTRLTLPTPALPATDGSTADGPGPFDLAAFGDPTPLPGDDVVRLADATRRTYRKVVLRGDRLVGGVLLGELSTVGALARSWEGDEFLTAPHDPFHLLTDDGGH; this is encoded by the coding sequence ATGACCTCGGAGCAGCGTGTGGTGGTGATCGGCGGCGGCCTGGCGGGCCTGCGGCTCGCTGCGCGGCTGGGCCCGGAGGCGGCGGTGACCGTCCTCGGGGAGGAGACCCACGCCCCCTACAACCGGGTCCTGCTGGCCGAGGTGCTGGCGGGCCGGTACGCACCCGAGGTCACCGCGCTCCCGGCCCCCGGCCCGGTGCTGCGCCGGGGTGTCCGGGCGGTCCGGATCGACCGCGCGGACCGCGCCGTGCACTGCGACGACGGCGCCGTGGAGCGGTACGACACCCTGGTGCTGGCCACCGGCTCGAACCCGGTCCTGCCGCCGCTGCGCGGGCTGTTCACCCCGGACGGGCGGGAACTCCCGGAGGGGGTGCACGCGTTCCGCACGATGGACGACTGCCTGGCCCTGGGCGCGGCCGTACGCCCGGGCGTACGGGCGGTGGTGATCGGCGGCGGGCTGCTGGGCGTCTCCGCGACCCGTGCGCTGGCCGCGCGGGGTGCCCAGGTGGTCCTCGCCCAGCAGGCGCAGCGCCTGATGGAACGCCAGCTGGACGCCGACGCCTCCGCGCTGCTGCGCGACCACCTGACCGCCCTCGGCGTGGAGATCCACACCGAATGCCGCGTCCGGGGCCTCACCACGACCGCGCCCGGCCAGGGCCAGGTCCGGGGCCAAGGCCGGGGCCAGGGCGGCCGGGGCGGCCGGGGCCACCGCAAGGTGACCGGGGTCGAGCTCGCCGACGGCTACCGCCTCGACGCCGACATCGTCGTCCTCGCCTGCGGGGTGCGCCCCCGCGTCGGGCTCGCCCAGGCGGCCGGGCTCGAAGTCCGCAAGGGCGTCGTGGTCGACGGCCGGCTGCGCACCAGCGACCCGTACGTCCACGCGATCGGCGACTGCGCCGAACACGCCGGCCGGGTGTACGGCCTGGCGGGACCCGCCCTGGAGCAGGCCGACGCCCTCGCGGCGGTCCTCCGCGGGGGCACCGCCGAGTACACCGGCACCCGCGCCCTCACCCGCCTCACCCTGCCCACCCCCGCCCTCCCCGCCACCGACGGCTCCACCGCCGACGGCCCGGGCCCCTTCGACCTCGCCGCCTTCGGCGACCCGACCCCGCTCCCCGGCGACGACGTGGTCCGCCTCGCCGACGCCACCCGCCGCACCTACCGCAAGGTCGTCCTGCGCGGCGACCGGCTCGTCGGCGGGGTGCTGCTCGGCGAACTCTCCACCGTGGGCGCCCTCGCCCGCAGCTGGGAGGGCGACGAGTTCCTGACCGCCCCGCACGACCCGTTCCACCTGCTCACCGACGACGGAGGCCACTGA
- a CDS encoding TSUP family transporter: MPDISTTMIIVLCVAAAAAGWIDAVVGGGGLLLLPALLLGLPNAHPAAVLGTNKAVAIVGTAGAAVTYVRKTPVDVKLAVRIGVAALAGSMGGAALAGGISKDTMRPLIMAVLVVVAAVVIFKPGFGAAPATSPVSRRRVLLAIALAGLGIGFYDGLIGPGTGTFLVLALTALLHLDLVTASATAKIVNCCTNAGALAMFAYQGMVFWQLAALMAVFNLAGGMVGARMALKKGSGFVRGVLLTVVGALVVKLGLEQWG; encoded by the coding sequence GTGCCTGACATATCAACGACCATGATCATCGTGCTGTGCGTGGCCGCCGCGGCGGCCGGCTGGATCGACGCGGTGGTGGGCGGCGGCGGACTGCTGCTCCTGCCGGCCCTGTTGCTCGGCCTCCCGAACGCGCACCCCGCCGCCGTCCTCGGGACGAACAAGGCGGTGGCCATCGTCGGCACCGCCGGGGCGGCCGTCACCTACGTCCGCAAGACCCCGGTGGACGTGAAGCTGGCCGTCCGCATCGGTGTGGCCGCGCTCGCTGGGTCGATGGGCGGGGCGGCGCTCGCCGGCGGGATCAGCAAGGACACGATGCGGCCGCTGATCATGGCCGTGCTCGTGGTGGTCGCCGCCGTGGTCATCTTCAAGCCCGGCTTCGGCGCCGCCCCCGCCACCTCGCCCGTCTCCCGCCGCCGCGTGCTCCTCGCCATCGCCCTCGCGGGCCTGGGCATCGGCTTCTACGACGGCCTCATCGGGCCGGGCACCGGCACCTTCCTGGTGCTGGCCCTGACCGCGCTGCTCCACCTCGACCTGGTCACCGCCTCCGCCACCGCCAAGATCGTCAACTGCTGCACCAACGCGGGGGCGCTCGCGATGTTCGCGTACCAGGGCATGGTGTTCTGGCAGCTGGCCGCGCTGATGGCCGTCTTCAACCTGGCCGGCGGCATGGTCGGGGCCCGGATGGCGCTGAAGAAGGGCAGCGGCTTCGTCCGCGGCGTGCTGCTGACCGTGGTCGGCGCGCTGGTGGTCAAGCTGGGGCTCGAGCAGTGGGGGTAG
- a CDS encoding class F sortase gives MPERRGRAGLVAVAACLGVWLIGSGSGGAVRPPLPSPAEALSAQTLYPGSIDPLPGSPPLRIRIPSIRVDAPLAGLGLDRDGSLEVPPPARRDLAGWYRDGTTPGATGTAVIAGHVDHASGPAVFYHLGALHRGARVEVVRADGRTAVFTVHAVEVHDADAFPDRRVYGPSPRAELRVITCGGSFSPRTGYQGNVVVFAHLTGAY, from the coding sequence ATGCCGGAGCGGCGTGGGCGGGCCGGGCTGGTCGCGGTCGCCGCCTGTCTCGGCGTCTGGCTCATCGGCAGCGGCTCCGGCGGGGCCGTCCGGCCCCCGCTGCCCTCCCCCGCCGAGGCCCTGAGCGCGCAGACCCTCTACCCGGGGAGCATCGACCCGCTGCCCGGCTCCCCACCCCTGCGGATCCGCATCCCGTCGATCCGGGTGGACGCCCCGCTCGCCGGACTGGGCCTGGACCGCGACGGCAGCCTCGAAGTGCCCCCGCCGGCCCGCCGCGACCTCGCCGGCTGGTATCGGGACGGGACCACCCCGGGCGCGACGGGCACCGCCGTGATCGCGGGCCACGTCGACCACGCCAGCGGCCCGGCCGTCTTCTACCACCTGGGCGCGCTGCACCGCGGAGCCCGGGTCGAGGTGGTCCGCGCGGACGGGCGTACGGCCGTGTTCACCGTCCACGCGGTCGAGGTCCACGACGCCGACGCCTTCCCGGACCGGCGCGTGTACGGCCCCTCGCCGCGCGCCGAGCTGCGCGTGATCACCTGCGGCGGCAGCTTCTCCCCGCGCACCGGCTACCAGGGCAACGTGGTCGTCTTCGCCCACCTCACGGGCGCGTACTGA
- a CDS encoding HAMP domain-containing sensor histidine kinase, producing MPLLTRCRQRLHALGLRWKIAVLLAVGCSLVAVTIGALIHGARAHQVSDAARKSATAQLMRVRQLYEITGRLDSDKVGEADARIDCPSAPAGLREAALDGRRATYLDLTGPVPAVWAARPVGSGHVLTVRQPLTDEQVELEELEELDAQLIASGTGVVALAAVGGALLASRLSKDLRTAAETARRISAGDLDARIGPSGPPGTHDEVAELSSAVDTMAASLQQRLEAEQRFTADVAHELRTPLTGLHTAAELLPAGRPTELVRDRVAALRTLTQDLLEVARLDANREEARLEVHALGPLVASVTERSGVAAEVVVAAGAADGPGGARVRTDARRLERILTNLLVNARRHGSGPITVTVSGGAVTVRDQDGPGYPQSLLREGPRRFVTGTPERGQGTGLGLTIAFGQATVTLPRA from the coding sequence ATGCCCCTGCTGACCCGCTGCCGGCAGCGGTTGCACGCCCTGGGGCTGCGCTGGAAGATCGCCGTGCTGCTGGCCGTCGGCTGTTCGCTGGTCGCCGTCACCATCGGCGCCCTGATCCACGGGGCGCGGGCGCACCAGGTGTCCGACGCCGCCCGCAAGAGCGCGACCGCGCAGCTGATGCGCGTACGGCAGCTTTACGAGATCACCGGCCGGCTCGACTCCGACAAGGTCGGGGAGGCCGACGCCCGGATCGACTGCCCCTCCGCGCCTGCGGGCCTGCGCGAGGCGGCCCTGGACGGCCGGCGCGCCACCTACCTGGACCTGACCGGACCGGTCCCGGCGGTGTGGGCGGCCCGGCCGGTGGGCAGCGGGCACGTGCTGACGGTGCGGCAGCCCCTGACCGACGAGCAGGTCGAGCTGGAGGAGCTGGAGGAGCTGGACGCCCAGCTGATCGCCTCCGGGACGGGGGTGGTGGCGCTCGCGGCGGTCGGCGGGGCGCTGCTGGCGAGCCGGCTCAGCAAGGACCTGCGGACGGCGGCCGAGACGGCCCGGCGGATCAGCGCGGGCGACCTGGACGCCCGGATCGGGCCGTCGGGGCCGCCGGGGACCCACGACGAGGTGGCCGAGCTGTCCTCGGCGGTGGACACGATGGCGGCCAGCCTCCAGCAGCGGCTGGAGGCGGAGCAGCGGTTCACGGCGGACGTGGCGCACGAGCTGCGGACCCCGCTGACGGGGCTGCACACGGCGGCCGAGCTGCTGCCGGCGGGGCGGCCGACGGAGCTGGTACGGGACCGGGTCGCGGCGCTGCGGACGCTGACGCAGGACCTGCTGGAGGTGGCCCGGCTGGACGCCAACCGGGAGGAGGCGCGGCTGGAGGTGCACGCGCTGGGGCCGCTGGTGGCTTCGGTCACCGAGCGGTCGGGGGTGGCGGCCGAGGTGGTCGTCGCGGCGGGGGCCGCCGACGGGCCGGGCGGGGCACGGGTGCGCACCGATGCCCGGCGGCTGGAGCGGATCCTGACGAACCTGCTGGTCAACGCCCGCCGGCACGGGAGCGGGCCGATCACGGTGACGGTGTCGGGGGGCGCGGTGACCGTCCGGGACCAGGACGGGCCGGGCTATCCGCAGAGCCTGCTGCGCGAGGGTCCGCGGCGGTTCGTGACGGGCACGCCGGAGCGGGGCCAGGGCACGGGGCTCGGGCTGACGATCGCCTTCGGGCAGGCCACGGTGACCCTGCCCCGGGCCTGA
- a CDS encoding gamma-glutamylcyclotransferase family protein — protein MASVDRPGSGVLPFFVYGTLRPGEVNHDLFLRGRTAAEEPARLPDAALYEGPGYPYAVDRPGRAIAGELITAAPGAYGELLVALDLLEEYAGPGRPGNVYDRVAREAVRPDGSRVLAWVYLAAAPLAHRLAESGTEIPGGDWLRRA, from the coding sequence GTGGCATCGGTCGATCGGCCAGGATCCGGCGTACTGCCGTTCTTCGTGTACGGGACGCTGCGGCCCGGCGAGGTCAACCACGACCTGTTCCTGCGGGGCCGCACGGCCGCCGAGGAGCCCGCCCGGCTGCCGGACGCGGCGCTGTACGAGGGGCCCGGCTACCCCTACGCCGTCGACCGCCCGGGCCGCGCCATAGCCGGCGAGCTGATCACCGCGGCGCCGGGCGCGTACGGGGAACTGCTGGTCGCGCTGGACCTGCTGGAGGAGTACGCGGGCCCGGGGCGCCCGGGGAACGTCTACGACCGGGTAGCCCGCGAGGCCGTCCGCCCCGACGGCAGCCGGGTCCTGGCCTGGGTCTACCTGGCGGCCGCCCCCCTGGCCCACCGCCTCGCGGAGTCGGGCACCGAGATCCCCGGCGGCGACTGGCTGCGGCGCGCCTAG